The proteins below are encoded in one region of Gambusia affinis linkage group LG07, SWU_Gaff_1.0, whole genome shotgun sequence:
- the cacna2d2b gene encoding voltage-dependent calcium channel subunit alpha-2/delta-2b isoform X1, whose product MAIGKKSRSIVCLVSVQVLLIFSASWPGAQSLTFPQQYTIMHWARRIQQEIDRAFQHITGVQQLKGIYNEERRHFKLAKNEPRRIVEKVALDIEKLLAKKRKALDRLASEAERLQREHLWQDGLKELDMAYYDSKADLEYYSMDGEAEVENPSQLKLEFVYDPNFKNNVNFSHTAVQIPTDIYKGAPDILNELNWTQALERVFMENSREDPSLLWQAFGSATGVTRYYPASPWKAPDKIDLYDVRRRPWYIQGASSPKDMVILVDVSGSVSGLTLKLIKASVMEMLDTLSDDDYVNVARFNEKAEAVVPCFKHLVQANVRNKKIFKEAVQQMQAKGTTDYKSGFHFAFNQLLNKTNVPRANCNKIIMLFTDGGEDRAQDVFLQYNWPNKTVRVFTFSVGQHNYDVTPLQWIACTNKGYYFEIRSICAIRINTQEYLDVLGRPMVLAGGEAKQVQWTNVYQDALGLGLVVTGTLPVFNLSMNGNSQNQLILGVMGVDVHLDEIKRLTPRYNLGANGYIFAIDPNGYLLLHPNLQPKPVNLPEPVTLDFLDAEVEDSNKEEIRRQMIDGKPGEMQIKTLINSVDDQYIDEAYRRYTWTPINDTDYSLGLVLPPYSENFIQADLSDVMVQLQYMQSLLPSSFESSGHVFLAPREYCKNLQLSDNNTQFLQNFLSLMLDISPESDECDQGLIHNLILDSRIIGQLASRVWKKQDLNAYGFLAVFGSTHGGITRVFPNIAAELWDEDPEPFNSDYYRRSLDNKGYMFRPSQRPSDDDPFGAENGTTGILVSSAVEVDLGGKLLKPSVIGVKLDLEAWVDKFKILASNVSDNRQGSHKCGPSRSCEMDCEVNTDDLQCYLIDDGGFLVMSNQRDHWKQIGLFFGDVDPFLMYALYNNSIFARRQSFQYQSACEMVSRSHTGAAPRGIYVPSISDVLSLAWWTSTLAWSVIQQLLYGLVYSSWLHQDDIFIDAFETKQSSCVTIQSQFYFTNTTNSYNVLQDCGNCSRLFHSKRIENTNLLFVVAETLPCSSCEIEKLSQIKREFQEENPCELLSNARYRRGPTPCFDYSALENTSECGRGSSFQASIGTLLFIQLILFHLSHIQTL is encoded by the exons CGATTAGCGAGTGAAGCAGAGCGGCTCCAACGGGAACATCTATGGCAAGATGGACTTAAG GAGCTTGACATGGCCTACTATGACTCCAAAGCTGATTTGGAATAT TACTCCATGGATGGAGAGGCAGAGGTGGAAAACCCCTCCCAACTCAAGCTGGAGTTTGTGTACGATccaaacttcaaaaataatgtCAACTTCTCGCACACTGCAGTTCAGATCCCGACAGATATTTACAAAGGAG CTCCAGACATCCTGAATGAGCTGAACTGGACGCAGGCGTTGGAGAGAGTGTTTATGGAGAACAGCAGGGAGGATCCGTCGCTGCTGTGGCAGGCGTTTGGGAGCGCGACAGGAGTCACTCGCTACTATCCAG CATCTCCGTGGAAAGCGCCTGACAAAATCGACCTGTACGATGTCCGGAGGAGGCCTTG GTACATCCAGGGGGCTTCATCTCCCAAAGACATGGTCATCCTTGTTGATGT GAGTGGCAGCGTCAGCGGACTCACGCTCAAACTGATCAAGGCGTCTGTCATGGAAATGCTGGACACTTTATCTGACGATGACTACGTCAACGTGGCCAGA TTCAATGAGAAGGCTGAGGCAGTGGTCCCTTGCTTCAAGCATCTAGTCCAGGCTAACGTGcgaaacaaaaagatttttaaggAGGCCGTGCAGCAAATGCAAGCTAAAGGCACCACTGACTACAAGTCTgggtttcattttgcttttaaccAGCTTCTTAAC AAGACAAATGTCCCGCGGGctaactgcaataaaataattatgctGTTTACTGATGGAGGGGAGGATAGGGCTCAGGATGTCTTCCTACAATATAACTGGCCCAACAAAACG GTCCGCGTGTTTACCTTTTCCGTGGGTCAACATAACTACGACGTAACGCCTTTACAGTGGATTGCTTGTACTAATAAAG GTTACTATTTTGAGATTCGCTCCATCTGTGCCATACGGATTAATACCCAG GAGTACCTGGACGTTTTGGGGCGCCCTATGGTTCTGGCAGGCGGCGAGGCCAAGCAGGTTCAGTGGACCAATGTGTACCAGGACGCTCTA GGTCTGGGCCTGGTGGTGACGGGGACTCTGCCTGTGTTCAATCTCAGTATGAATGGAAACTCACAG AATCAGTTGATATTAGGCGTCATGGGAGTGGATGTACATCTAGATGAGATAAAGCGACTGACACCACGCTATAAC CTTGGAGCCAACGGATACATATTTGCCATCGACCCAAATGGATATCTGCTCCTCCATCCTAATCTCCAGCCGAAG CCTGTGAACCTCCCCGAACCCGTGACCTTGGACTTCCTGGATGCAGAAGTAGAGGACAGTAATAAGGAGGAG attCGACGACAAATGATTGATGGAAAACCAGGagaaatgcagataaaaactcTCATTAATTCTGTTGATGAC CAATACATCGATGAGGCATACAGACGTTACACCTGGACTCCAATCAATGACACTGATTACAG TCTTGGTCTGGTATTACCTCCCTATAGTGAGAACTTCATCCAGGCAGACCTGAGCGATGTGATGGTGCAGCTCCAGT ATATGCAGTCATTGTTGCCGAGCTCCTTTGAGTCCTCCGGACATGTTTTTCTGGCTCCCAG AGAATACTGCAAGAACCTGCAGCTTTCTGATAACAACACACAGTTCCTGCAGAACTTCCTCTCTCTCATGCTGGATATCTCCCCAGAGTCCGATGAAT gtGACCAAGGTCTCATCCACAACCTTATCCTGGATTCAAGGATTATTGGTCAGCTTGCGTCTCGTGTTTGGAAGAAACAGGATCTGAATGC ATACGGCTTCCTTGCTGTTTTTGGATCCACGCATGGAGGAATAACGCGCGTTTTTCCCAACAT AGCTGCTGAGTTGTGGGACGAGGATCCAGAACCGTTTAATTCAGATTACTACAGAAGAAGCCTGGATAACAAAGGCTACATGTTCAGACCTTCACAGAGACCTT CAGATGATGACCCTTTTGGGGCTGAAAACGGCACCACAGGAATCCTGGTTAGTTCAGCTGTCGAGGTTGATTTAGGAGGAAAACTGCTCAAGCCTTCAG TGATTGGAGTGAAGCTGGACCTGGAGGCGTGGGTGGACAAGTTTAAAATCCTGGCCAGCAACGTGTCAGATAACCGACAGGGGTCACACAAG TGTGGACCATCCAGAAGCTGTGAGATGGACTGTGAAGTAAACACAGAT gactTGCAGTGCTATCTCATCGATGATGGCGGCTTCCTCGTCATGTCCAATCAGAGAGATCACTGGAAACAG ATTGGCCTCTTCTTCGGCGATGTGGACCCGTTCCTGATGTATGCGCTCTACAACAACTCCATCTTTGCTCGTCGACAGTCCTTCCAGTACCAGTCTGCGTGCGAAATGGTCAGCAGAAGCCACACTGGAGCAGCGCCAAGGGGCATCTATGTG CCGTCCATAAGCGATGTCTTGAGCTTGGCATGGTGGACATCCACACTGGCATG GTCTGTGATTCAGCAGCTTCTCTATGGACTTGTTTAcagcagctggctccaccaag ATGACATCTTTATTGATGCCtttgagacaaaacaaagcagctgtGTGACCATCCAAAGCCAGTTCTACTTCACAAACACCACCAACTCCTACAACGTCCTGCAGGACTGTGGAAACTGCTCACG GCTGTTCCATTCAAAGCGGATTGAAAACACCAATTTGCTCTTTGTGGTGGCTGAGACATTGCCCTGCAGCTCCTGTGAGATTGAGAAACTGTCCCAGATCAAGAGGGAGT TTCAGGAGGAAAATCCATGTGAACTGCTGAGCAATGCGCGATATCGTAGAGGTCCAACTCCCTGCTTTGACTACAGTGCCTTA GAAAACACGTCAGAGTGTGGTCGAGGTTCTTCATTTCAGGCCTCTATAGGAACCCTTCTCTTCATTCAGCTCATTCTCTTTCATCTCTCACACATCCAAACACTCTGA
- the cacna2d2b gene encoding voltage-dependent calcium channel subunit alpha-2/delta-2b isoform X2 has translation MAIGKKSRSIVCLVSVQVLLIFSASWPGAQSLTFPQQYTIMHWARRIQQEIDRAFQHITGVQQLKGIYNEERRHFKLAKNEPRRIVEKVALDIEKLLAKKRKALDRLASEAERLQREHLWQDGLKELDMAYYDSKADLEYYSMDGEAEVENPSQLKLEFVYDPNFKNNVNFSHTAVQIPTDIYKGAPDILNELNWTQALERVFMENSREDPSLLWQAFGSATGVTRYYPASPWKAPDKIDLYDVRRRPWYIQGASSPKDMVILVDVSGSVSGLTLKLIKASVMEMLDTLSDDDYVNVARFNEKAEAVVPCFKHLVQANVRNKKIFKEAVQQMQAKGTTDYKSGFHFAFNQLLNKTNVPRANCNKIIMLFTDGGEDRAQDVFLQYNWPNKTVRVFTFSVGQHNYDVTPLQWIACTNKGYYFEIRSICAIRINTQEYLDVLGRPMVLAGGEAKQVQWTNVYQDALGLGLVVTGTLPVFNLSMNGNSQNQLILGVMGVDVHLDEIKRLTPRYNLGANGYIFAIDPNGYLLLHPNLQPKPVNLPEPVTLDFLDAEVEDSNKEEIRRQMIDGKPGEMQIKTLINSVDDQYIDEAYRRYTWTPINDTDYSLGLVLPPYSENFIQADLSDVMVQLQYMQSLLPSSFESSGHVFLAPREYCKNLQLSDNNTQFLQNFLSLMLDISPESDECDQGLIHNLILDSRIIGQLASRVWKKQDLNAYGFLAVFGSTHGGITRVFPNIAAELWDEDPEPFNSDYYRRSLDNKGYMFRPSQRPYDDPFGAENGTTGILVSSAVEVDLGGKLLKPSVIGVKLDLEAWVDKFKILASNVSDNRQGSHKCGPSRSCEMDCEVNTDDLQCYLIDDGGFLVMSNQRDHWKQIGLFFGDVDPFLMYALYNNSIFARRQSFQYQSACEMVSRSHTGAAPRGIYVPSISDVLSLAWWTSTLAWSVIQQLLYGLVYSSWLHQDDIFIDAFETKQSSCVTIQSQFYFTNTTNSYNVLQDCGNCSRLFHSKRIENTNLLFVVAETLPCSSCEIEKLSQIKREFQEENPCELLSNARYRRGPTPCFDYSALENTSECGRGSSFQASIGTLLFIQLILFHLSHIQTL, from the exons CGATTAGCGAGTGAAGCAGAGCGGCTCCAACGGGAACATCTATGGCAAGATGGACTTAAG GAGCTTGACATGGCCTACTATGACTCCAAAGCTGATTTGGAATAT TACTCCATGGATGGAGAGGCAGAGGTGGAAAACCCCTCCCAACTCAAGCTGGAGTTTGTGTACGATccaaacttcaaaaataatgtCAACTTCTCGCACACTGCAGTTCAGATCCCGACAGATATTTACAAAGGAG CTCCAGACATCCTGAATGAGCTGAACTGGACGCAGGCGTTGGAGAGAGTGTTTATGGAGAACAGCAGGGAGGATCCGTCGCTGCTGTGGCAGGCGTTTGGGAGCGCGACAGGAGTCACTCGCTACTATCCAG CATCTCCGTGGAAAGCGCCTGACAAAATCGACCTGTACGATGTCCGGAGGAGGCCTTG GTACATCCAGGGGGCTTCATCTCCCAAAGACATGGTCATCCTTGTTGATGT GAGTGGCAGCGTCAGCGGACTCACGCTCAAACTGATCAAGGCGTCTGTCATGGAAATGCTGGACACTTTATCTGACGATGACTACGTCAACGTGGCCAGA TTCAATGAGAAGGCTGAGGCAGTGGTCCCTTGCTTCAAGCATCTAGTCCAGGCTAACGTGcgaaacaaaaagatttttaaggAGGCCGTGCAGCAAATGCAAGCTAAAGGCACCACTGACTACAAGTCTgggtttcattttgcttttaaccAGCTTCTTAAC AAGACAAATGTCCCGCGGGctaactgcaataaaataattatgctGTTTACTGATGGAGGGGAGGATAGGGCTCAGGATGTCTTCCTACAATATAACTGGCCCAACAAAACG GTCCGCGTGTTTACCTTTTCCGTGGGTCAACATAACTACGACGTAACGCCTTTACAGTGGATTGCTTGTACTAATAAAG GTTACTATTTTGAGATTCGCTCCATCTGTGCCATACGGATTAATACCCAG GAGTACCTGGACGTTTTGGGGCGCCCTATGGTTCTGGCAGGCGGCGAGGCCAAGCAGGTTCAGTGGACCAATGTGTACCAGGACGCTCTA GGTCTGGGCCTGGTGGTGACGGGGACTCTGCCTGTGTTCAATCTCAGTATGAATGGAAACTCACAG AATCAGTTGATATTAGGCGTCATGGGAGTGGATGTACATCTAGATGAGATAAAGCGACTGACACCACGCTATAAC CTTGGAGCCAACGGATACATATTTGCCATCGACCCAAATGGATATCTGCTCCTCCATCCTAATCTCCAGCCGAAG CCTGTGAACCTCCCCGAACCCGTGACCTTGGACTTCCTGGATGCAGAAGTAGAGGACAGTAATAAGGAGGAG attCGACGACAAATGATTGATGGAAAACCAGGagaaatgcagataaaaactcTCATTAATTCTGTTGATGAC CAATACATCGATGAGGCATACAGACGTTACACCTGGACTCCAATCAATGACACTGATTACAG TCTTGGTCTGGTATTACCTCCCTATAGTGAGAACTTCATCCAGGCAGACCTGAGCGATGTGATGGTGCAGCTCCAGT ATATGCAGTCATTGTTGCCGAGCTCCTTTGAGTCCTCCGGACATGTTTTTCTGGCTCCCAG AGAATACTGCAAGAACCTGCAGCTTTCTGATAACAACACACAGTTCCTGCAGAACTTCCTCTCTCTCATGCTGGATATCTCCCCAGAGTCCGATGAAT gtGACCAAGGTCTCATCCACAACCTTATCCTGGATTCAAGGATTATTGGTCAGCTTGCGTCTCGTGTTTGGAAGAAACAGGATCTGAATGC ATACGGCTTCCTTGCTGTTTTTGGATCCACGCATGGAGGAATAACGCGCGTTTTTCCCAACAT AGCTGCTGAGTTGTGGGACGAGGATCCAGAACCGTTTAATTCAGATTACTACAGAAGAAGCCTGGATAACAAAGGCTACATGTTCAGACCTTCACAGAGACCTT ATGATGACCCTTTTGGGGCTGAAAACGGCACCACAGGAATCCTGGTTAGTTCAGCTGTCGAGGTTGATTTAGGAGGAAAACTGCTCAAGCCTTCAG TGATTGGAGTGAAGCTGGACCTGGAGGCGTGGGTGGACAAGTTTAAAATCCTGGCCAGCAACGTGTCAGATAACCGACAGGGGTCACACAAG TGTGGACCATCCAGAAGCTGTGAGATGGACTGTGAAGTAAACACAGAT gactTGCAGTGCTATCTCATCGATGATGGCGGCTTCCTCGTCATGTCCAATCAGAGAGATCACTGGAAACAG ATTGGCCTCTTCTTCGGCGATGTGGACCCGTTCCTGATGTATGCGCTCTACAACAACTCCATCTTTGCTCGTCGACAGTCCTTCCAGTACCAGTCTGCGTGCGAAATGGTCAGCAGAAGCCACACTGGAGCAGCGCCAAGGGGCATCTATGTG CCGTCCATAAGCGATGTCTTGAGCTTGGCATGGTGGACATCCACACTGGCATG GTCTGTGATTCAGCAGCTTCTCTATGGACTTGTTTAcagcagctggctccaccaag ATGACATCTTTATTGATGCCtttgagacaaaacaaagcagctgtGTGACCATCCAAAGCCAGTTCTACTTCACAAACACCACCAACTCCTACAACGTCCTGCAGGACTGTGGAAACTGCTCACG GCTGTTCCATTCAAAGCGGATTGAAAACACCAATTTGCTCTTTGTGGTGGCTGAGACATTGCCCTGCAGCTCCTGTGAGATTGAGAAACTGTCCCAGATCAAGAGGGAGT TTCAGGAGGAAAATCCATGTGAACTGCTGAGCAATGCGCGATATCGTAGAGGTCCAACTCCCTGCTTTGACTACAGTGCCTTA GAAAACACGTCAGAGTGTGGTCGAGGTTCTTCATTTCAGGCCTCTATAGGAACCCTTCTCTTCATTCAGCTCATTCTCTTTCATCTCTCACACATCCAAACACTCTGA
- the cacna2d2b gene encoding voltage-dependent calcium channel subunit alpha-2/delta-2b isoform X3: MAIGKKSRSIVCLVSVQVLLIFSASWPGAQSLTFPQQYTIMHWARRIQQEIDRAFQHITGVQQLKGIYNEERRHFKLAKNEPRRIVEKVALDIEKLLAKKRKALDRLASEAERLQREHLWQDGLKYSMDGEAEVENPSQLKLEFVYDPNFKNNVNFSHTAVQIPTDIYKGAPDILNELNWTQALERVFMENSREDPSLLWQAFGSATGVTRYYPASPWKAPDKIDLYDVRRRPWYIQGASSPKDMVILVDVSGSVSGLTLKLIKASVMEMLDTLSDDDYVNVARFNEKAEAVVPCFKHLVQANVRNKKIFKEAVQQMQAKGTTDYKSGFHFAFNQLLNKTNVPRANCNKIIMLFTDGGEDRAQDVFLQYNWPNKTVRVFTFSVGQHNYDVTPLQWIACTNKGYYFEIRSICAIRINTQEYLDVLGRPMVLAGGEAKQVQWTNVYQDALGLGLVVTGTLPVFNLSMNGNSQNQLILGVMGVDVHLDEIKRLTPRYNLGANGYIFAIDPNGYLLLHPNLQPKPVNLPEPVTLDFLDAEVEDSNKEEIRRQMIDGKPGEMQIKTLINSVDDQYIDEAYRRYTWTPINDTDYSLGLVLPPYSENFIQADLSDVMVQLQYMQSLLPSSFESSGHVFLAPREYCKNLQLSDNNTQFLQNFLSLMLDISPESDECDQGLIHNLILDSRIIGQLASRVWKKQDLNAYGFLAVFGSTHGGITRVFPNIAAELWDEDPEPFNSDYYRRSLDNKGYMFRPSQRPSDDDPFGAENGTTGILVSSAVEVDLGGKLLKPSVIGVKLDLEAWVDKFKILASNVSDNRQGSHKCGPSRSCEMDCEVNTDDLQCYLIDDGGFLVMSNQRDHWKQIGLFFGDVDPFLMYALYNNSIFARRQSFQYQSACEMVSRSHTGAAPRGIYVPSISDVLSLAWWTSTLAWSVIQQLLYGLVYSSWLHQDDIFIDAFETKQSSCVTIQSQFYFTNTTNSYNVLQDCGNCSRLFHSKRIENTNLLFVVAETLPCSSCEIEKLSQIKREFQEENPCELLSNARYRRGPTPCFDYSALENTSECGRGSSFQASIGTLLFIQLILFHLSHIQTL, from the exons CGATTAGCGAGTGAAGCAGAGCGGCTCCAACGGGAACATCTATGGCAAGATGGACTTAAG TACTCCATGGATGGAGAGGCAGAGGTGGAAAACCCCTCCCAACTCAAGCTGGAGTTTGTGTACGATccaaacttcaaaaataatgtCAACTTCTCGCACACTGCAGTTCAGATCCCGACAGATATTTACAAAGGAG CTCCAGACATCCTGAATGAGCTGAACTGGACGCAGGCGTTGGAGAGAGTGTTTATGGAGAACAGCAGGGAGGATCCGTCGCTGCTGTGGCAGGCGTTTGGGAGCGCGACAGGAGTCACTCGCTACTATCCAG CATCTCCGTGGAAAGCGCCTGACAAAATCGACCTGTACGATGTCCGGAGGAGGCCTTG GTACATCCAGGGGGCTTCATCTCCCAAAGACATGGTCATCCTTGTTGATGT GAGTGGCAGCGTCAGCGGACTCACGCTCAAACTGATCAAGGCGTCTGTCATGGAAATGCTGGACACTTTATCTGACGATGACTACGTCAACGTGGCCAGA TTCAATGAGAAGGCTGAGGCAGTGGTCCCTTGCTTCAAGCATCTAGTCCAGGCTAACGTGcgaaacaaaaagatttttaaggAGGCCGTGCAGCAAATGCAAGCTAAAGGCACCACTGACTACAAGTCTgggtttcattttgcttttaaccAGCTTCTTAAC AAGACAAATGTCCCGCGGGctaactgcaataaaataattatgctGTTTACTGATGGAGGGGAGGATAGGGCTCAGGATGTCTTCCTACAATATAACTGGCCCAACAAAACG GTCCGCGTGTTTACCTTTTCCGTGGGTCAACATAACTACGACGTAACGCCTTTACAGTGGATTGCTTGTACTAATAAAG GTTACTATTTTGAGATTCGCTCCATCTGTGCCATACGGATTAATACCCAG GAGTACCTGGACGTTTTGGGGCGCCCTATGGTTCTGGCAGGCGGCGAGGCCAAGCAGGTTCAGTGGACCAATGTGTACCAGGACGCTCTA GGTCTGGGCCTGGTGGTGACGGGGACTCTGCCTGTGTTCAATCTCAGTATGAATGGAAACTCACAG AATCAGTTGATATTAGGCGTCATGGGAGTGGATGTACATCTAGATGAGATAAAGCGACTGACACCACGCTATAAC CTTGGAGCCAACGGATACATATTTGCCATCGACCCAAATGGATATCTGCTCCTCCATCCTAATCTCCAGCCGAAG CCTGTGAACCTCCCCGAACCCGTGACCTTGGACTTCCTGGATGCAGAAGTAGAGGACAGTAATAAGGAGGAG attCGACGACAAATGATTGATGGAAAACCAGGagaaatgcagataaaaactcTCATTAATTCTGTTGATGAC CAATACATCGATGAGGCATACAGACGTTACACCTGGACTCCAATCAATGACACTGATTACAG TCTTGGTCTGGTATTACCTCCCTATAGTGAGAACTTCATCCAGGCAGACCTGAGCGATGTGATGGTGCAGCTCCAGT ATATGCAGTCATTGTTGCCGAGCTCCTTTGAGTCCTCCGGACATGTTTTTCTGGCTCCCAG AGAATACTGCAAGAACCTGCAGCTTTCTGATAACAACACACAGTTCCTGCAGAACTTCCTCTCTCTCATGCTGGATATCTCCCCAGAGTCCGATGAAT gtGACCAAGGTCTCATCCACAACCTTATCCTGGATTCAAGGATTATTGGTCAGCTTGCGTCTCGTGTTTGGAAGAAACAGGATCTGAATGC ATACGGCTTCCTTGCTGTTTTTGGATCCACGCATGGAGGAATAACGCGCGTTTTTCCCAACAT AGCTGCTGAGTTGTGGGACGAGGATCCAGAACCGTTTAATTCAGATTACTACAGAAGAAGCCTGGATAACAAAGGCTACATGTTCAGACCTTCACAGAGACCTT CAGATGATGACCCTTTTGGGGCTGAAAACGGCACCACAGGAATCCTGGTTAGTTCAGCTGTCGAGGTTGATTTAGGAGGAAAACTGCTCAAGCCTTCAG TGATTGGAGTGAAGCTGGACCTGGAGGCGTGGGTGGACAAGTTTAAAATCCTGGCCAGCAACGTGTCAGATAACCGACAGGGGTCACACAAG TGTGGACCATCCAGAAGCTGTGAGATGGACTGTGAAGTAAACACAGAT gactTGCAGTGCTATCTCATCGATGATGGCGGCTTCCTCGTCATGTCCAATCAGAGAGATCACTGGAAACAG ATTGGCCTCTTCTTCGGCGATGTGGACCCGTTCCTGATGTATGCGCTCTACAACAACTCCATCTTTGCTCGTCGACAGTCCTTCCAGTACCAGTCTGCGTGCGAAATGGTCAGCAGAAGCCACACTGGAGCAGCGCCAAGGGGCATCTATGTG CCGTCCATAAGCGATGTCTTGAGCTTGGCATGGTGGACATCCACACTGGCATG GTCTGTGATTCAGCAGCTTCTCTATGGACTTGTTTAcagcagctggctccaccaag ATGACATCTTTATTGATGCCtttgagacaaaacaaagcagctgtGTGACCATCCAAAGCCAGTTCTACTTCACAAACACCACCAACTCCTACAACGTCCTGCAGGACTGTGGAAACTGCTCACG GCTGTTCCATTCAAAGCGGATTGAAAACACCAATTTGCTCTTTGTGGTGGCTGAGACATTGCCCTGCAGCTCCTGTGAGATTGAGAAACTGTCCCAGATCAAGAGGGAGT TTCAGGAGGAAAATCCATGTGAACTGCTGAGCAATGCGCGATATCGTAGAGGTCCAACTCCCTGCTTTGACTACAGTGCCTTA GAAAACACGTCAGAGTGTGGTCGAGGTTCTTCATTTCAGGCCTCTATAGGAACCCTTCTCTTCATTCAGCTCATTCTCTTTCATCTCTCACACATCCAAACACTCTGA